TGGTCcaaaatgataacaatgagttaatcccaacccgaattaccacgggttggcgtgtatgtatttactatagaaaattgaacaaggtccctaggaaggaccactttcccattcccttcatcgaccaaatgctagagagattagctggaagtagccattattgctttttagatggatattgcggttataatcaggttcttattgccccagaagaccaagagaaaaccaattttagatgtccctttggtacctttgcgtatagacgcatgcctttcgggctatgtaatgcccctgcgacctttcagcgttgtatgttgagcatattttctgacatggtagaacggttcttagaggtctttatggatgatttttcagtgtttggttcgtctttcgatgagttcttgcatcatttgtcattagttttgacttggtgtaaggaaaagaatttagtgcttaattgagaGAAATGTctcttcatggttcgttcaggaattgttctagggcatatcgtatcttcgaagggtatagaggtagatagagccaaagtttacCTTATTAGAAATTTAccagtcccaaaaaccgtaagagatattaggtcattcttagggcatactggtttttatcgtcgattcattaaggattttagcttgatttctagacctctttgcaattttcttgcaaaagatgctAAGTTTGTCttcgatgatgcttgtttagaggcttttgagaagcttaagactttattcactacctcccccatagtccaggaacccaactggaacctaccctttgagatcatgtgtgatacttcagattatgttattggtgttgtgctaggtcagcgagaaaacaaattacttcatgtgatttactatgcttgcaaaactctgaatgatgcccagttgaactataccactactgagaaggaactgttagccattgtgttttccttagacaagtttagaccttatctattaggttctaagatcgtcatatatactgatcatgctgctttgaaatatctcttttctaagaaggatacgaaacctagattgattaggtggatccttttgttgcaatagttttctccagacattagagacaaaaagggtgccgaaaatgtagtagcagaccacttgtctaggctagttgttgattcccctgatgattcccttcctataaaggatagctttcctgatgaacaactgttctttattacccaattaccttggtatgcgaatatagtgaactatcttgttactggtcgaatgccccaacattggggtaaacaagatcgttctagctttttagccgaggttaagcacttcttttgggatgatccttatttgtttaagtattgtctagaccagattattaggagatgtatacctgagagtgaccagtccagtattatttccttttgtcatgatcatgcttgtgggggtcactttagtgctaagaagactgctgctaagatattgcagtgtggattctattggtcttcgttgtttaaagactcccacagttactgtgttacttgtgaacgttgccagaaattaggaaccaattcccataggaacatgatgcccttgaaccctattttagttgttgaggtctttgatgtgtggggtattgactttatgggtccatttcctaattcttttggtaacctatacatccttgtcactgtagactatgtttctaagtggattgaggcggttgcgtgtaaaataAATGACCAtatggttgtgattgagttcttgaaagataatatacttaaatgttttggtacaccgcgagctataattagtgatggagggtcgcacttttgtaatggaccttttaggcttttgatgaagaaatatggtattacacataaggtagctaccccgtatcatccacagactagtggtcaggtagaggtttccaatagggagataaaacgtatattagagaaaacagttaatcctaatcggaaagactggtcgtctaggcttactgatgccttatgggttaCCGTACTGCGTTGAAGACCCCCATTGGAGTGTCGCCTTATcgtcttgtgtatggaaaggcatgtcatttacctgttgagttagaaaatatagcatattgggctgttaagcagctaaacgtTTCACTtaacaaggcaggagcccataggaaactccagctcaatgagttggacaagattcgtatagatgcttacgatagtcctaaggagtataagaacaaaatgaaacttgtgcatgatagaaatattttaaggaagtcattttctccaggtcaaaaagttcttatgtatgatacccacttgcatcttttccatgggaagttacgttctcggtggacgggtccttttattgatcgcactgtctttcctcatggagatgttgagattgaaacaccggatggtagtagttcttcaaaggttaatggttagagattgaaaccctttttagatcccttttctacatgtgatgttgatgaggtccctctggaggaccctgtttacccttgattgaccatcgaggtgattctatgttgtatattagtttttgatttctcctttcacccaggtactatctttacgacttctctctttactgattcctcatgttactttactttttggtattgctctttcattataaacattgaggaaaatgttatatttaagtttgggggtggggtagaaactttttatTACCTTTTTGttagaataaataaactccagagcctagaaatttatgcatattaaggatagcactaaccaatctaagtggatggaagcattttggttgtagaagttgaggaaccaatcttattagatggaaacatctagaagagtctattcataaaagcacagagctcaggtgttaggaaaaaaaacatggtagtttcgccataccTCGTGAttgaaacatcgaaagaatcctgatcacttctttttttaccattgctagggtgaaatagagtgactgagatacaaaaaaaaaaaaaagaccagaccaccagaccaacctgaataaatacaataaagtcgaccactggtacccttgtatatgccagctgagttgacctagagttaggattatcgaccactggttcccttgtatatgccagtgtgttgatattagtccagaccagtatctcagtccattaggataggttcaccttagtcaatatcatctacatttttctctacatccatcttcttaatctatccatgtgattggttgactacggtttatgatgtccagaaactatctgagtagagctctgtcactttatatgaattttagtatgcttgaatgcaaactcgggtacaacaattagaatttcgcatcagggtacttcctcctatagtcaataagtatgccaaccaatgagattcTTAGTGCCTTCCATGGTTCTGCGtatatagctagggtctggagtaaaggttttgtggctacacctctggtaaaccttccggAGATAACACTccgtcgctagggccacctagcggtttaacggcttgctgcacgtgctaagtgtagtcattttattttctagattagatttgctcgaggactagcaaataataagtttggggatatttgatagacacatttttgtgtttaaattgtcctcaatgtccgtattgttggaactcgatttttgtactaatatagtgtttttatttatttttggaaaataaactttattggaaatttcggctcaaaaagttgattttaGCACCcgaaggacacgtgttattcggactcccactattggttaaggggcactcaattgcTAAGGGGCGCCCACCTGCTATTTACACCCAAACagctggataaggggaaacccttccttcttcgtttgaaactccaaattggcgggaaaataatcaCAATCGAGGGCAGAATTAGGATTGGACTTTTGGGCGTGCTAGAAGGAGATTTAATGGCTGATATTCATTGGGATGACTTGATTGagcgtaacaggcgtggtatggttgattgtTTTGGTTAAAATTGACTAGATAACTCGCAAGGAGAAAACAGGGCAGTccgtgcatgggagagttatttcacgAGATTCCATGAGTTTGAACGAATTATGAGCATGTTTGTTGACTCAAGCGACATTTTAGAGCGTTTCAGAGATAAATAAGGAAGATTCAGCACCTGCAGACACGTgcaagagaagaaaaaggaaaaaaaatatcccGAAGCTGGCAGAGTTAATGAAGATATTTCCGAAGTTATTACAGGGATTTTGAGGCCCTGTCGAGTATATAAAGAGTTCTGGGATGTCATAGAGgctttacggagagtttgggagagagaCGGAACATCACAGAGCgtaaaaatcaagttgcagaaaagcaccatttctgctgctactgtgaagaacacgaagtacAAAAGACCACCATAGGCAGttgttcatgctacagtgacaacgacaatcaGACGAGGGTCGCAAAGCTACAGCAACAGCAATAGCAACagttcatctttattgttttctgtaacagtgtttgcaacaattataaacgttgcaaacacccgattttcatcattttctccatttcatctttgtaaacaccctttgagcaataataatgatttttgagcgggGTTTCCAACATGATGTGCTAGACCCATCCTctgggcgacggaggaagctatttcgccaataaaaagTGGTAGtctctattttttttaatttatgcaattattatatgattattttccttgataaataaatagataaaatggttattgttaaataatttttatttcaattgatggagcatgctagcctagggttttgatgtcccatactttggatctacaattgttatttctaaaaatcaacttttgcaatattaggaatcaatttgaatgaaggatttgcatgattataattatataatataaatcactttgatattgataattagtggaatccatagccctagtcttctccatattttttatatcacttttatttaagtttgttatttttttaatttaaaatttaGTCTAAAATTAtgatttcacaagtctcaacgaacctattactacaacaactttgagatCACATCATGTGGCGACAACAATTTCcatgtgtttgagggtgaaaacagtttctgctggttccggtaatttcgtgtgttgtgggtgagaaacgagtctaaaccctaaacaatttactagaagggagtactttagattcgagagatcaatctgtacaaatccggactaaaccaagaaatggacgttcctaACTTGCTTTGGtcagaaagtgaaggagaagggttggttttggggagggaagtgaagagagtgttgagaccaaaatagttgattctgtagGAGTAGTTGTTTaatttgtatcagaaagtgaaagctaacagatgagaaagctagcaagtgatttctgagtgttgtatgctcctgaccaaaactttttttttggtggaaataggacAGGATAATGAAACCTTgatttaaaaaccaccatcaacactatgtTACTTCCATCTATAAGGATATCATCAACAAATAAGGAAAGGATAAGGAAAACTTTATCAGACCGTTTAACGTACACACAATGGTATTCCTCTACCATCGTAAACCCATTGGAAACAATGACTCGACCAAATTTTAAATACCATTGTCTACAAGATTTTTTTAGGACATAAATAGATTTTCGGAGCTTGCAAACTTTACGCTCATGACCTTTAATCACGAAGCCCTCTGGTTGCTCCATGTAAATTTCCTTATCTAGTTCTCCATTGAGaaatgcagttttaacatccatttgatgaagttccaaatccATATGTGAGACAATAGCTAGCATAAGGCGTATCGAGGCGATTCTCATCAAAGAGGAGAAACTTTCCTCGTAGTCAACACCTTCCTGTTTGGTGTATCTTTTCGCCATAAGGCGAGCCCTATATCTTTCATCTAAACCATCTGCATTGCGTTTGTCTTTGAAAACCTATTTGTTTCCAATATCCTTGCGCCCTTCTGGGAGGTCAACGTATTGCCACAAACCATTTATTCTCATTGATTCTATCTTTTCTTTCTGTGCAATAAtctatttttcctttttatgagATGACATCGCCTCTTTGAAATTCTTAGGCTCTGCATCACCATGTGAACAAACTATGAAACTTTCTCCCTCAATTTGAAAAATGAGGACCAGGGACTTTTCCACGATCACTTCTCCGAGATTTGGGATCTTGATTTGATGGAGCCAATCCATTATCAGGTGGAAGACTCCCACTTTCCCTAGATGAACTAGGAATTTCTTTTATATTATCAATTAGACGAATTTGTGTGTCGTCCATTGACTCATCCACCTCAAAGAGGTTAAGATCTAACCCTACCTCGTTCCTTCTAGGAAAATCTTGTTCTAGGAAATCTGCATCACATGACTCAATCTCAGTTACACTCCCATCAGGATGCTCACTAATGAACACATGGCCCTTTGAGTGATCAGAATATATGATAAAGATACACTTTTTCGCTCGAGGGCCCAGCTTCCCATACCAATGAAAACTGTTGTGTACATAAGCAGCTAAACCCCATGGTCGTAAATTAACCGATTCGGGTTTTGTACCGGTCTATAATTCATATGGGGTGGAAGGCACTGACTTCGAAGGCACACGATTAAGGAGATAGGAAGCAGTCAGTAACGCATCTCCGAAATAGGAAGATGATCTTCCGCCATCATTGACCTAACCATGTATAAAAAAGTAAAATTCCTTCTCTCTGCTACACCATTTTGTTGTAGAGTACCAGGAATAGTCAATTGTCTCAGGGTCCCTTTTTCCTCACAATACGCTTTGAATAGGTCAGATAGATACTTGCGACCACTGTTAGTTCTGAGAGGCTGAATGTtcttattttattgattttcCACTTCGCATACATGGCATCTAAAGTCCAATGCTTCTGACTTGCCTTGCCTTAACGTTCATTGCGCCACATATATCCGGATACATGGTCATGTAAATATGACCATATCACGTAAAGACATCTATGAAAGTGATGAAATAAGAGGCTCTATGTCTTTCCTTAACGTTCATTGCGCCACATATATCCGGATGAATTAATTGCAAACGCTCAGAGGCCCTTTTGGTTGTCCCAAACGGTTTTTTAATGGATTTACCTGCAAGAAAATGTTCACAGGTAGGCAAGGAGACTTTAGAGATGGGGCCTAAAAGACATTCTCTAGCTAACCTAACCATCCTTTGTTGCCATATATGACCTAATATAGCATGCTAAATCACATAATCACTATTAACATCTGAGGAAGACGCAACTAATGAAATAGATTTATTAGCATCATAAGAACTAGAATTGTCAATATCCAAAACCATAAAACcatctgacataaaaccaaaacCATAAAACTCAGTTTCCAAGGAAATCTTAAGAAAATTACcctcaaaaagaaaataaagcctAGACGCAACATACTATTAACTGATACATTTCGTCGAATATCTGGAGCATAAAGTACATCATGGAGGATTAAGGTGTTCCCTTGTCGCAGTTTGAGCATATAAGTACTGATGCCAAGTACTTCTTGCTAATTGTGTTCCCCATATAAACTCTCATGCTCCCAGCAAGCTCGACGATAATCTAGGAACCCATCTCAGTCCCTCACTACATGGTCGGTTGATCCTGAATCTACAACCCACAAATGAGGAGAATGAGCAACTAATGCTTGACTAGAAACAAAACATTCATAACGAGGAATAGGTTCAGAAATTACCTTCTTTCGCTCAGTGCATTCACAAGAAAAGTTTCCTTTCTTATCACAGTTAAAGCATTTCATCTACGTTTTTTATTTCTAACCAGCACGCTTTCCTCTTTTGCGCTTAGGAGCGTTGGTAGTGGATGACCCAGATCCGTCACGAGGATTCTTAGAAGAAGAACCCTTACCCTTCTTGCGCTTAGACCCATTGGTCTTATGCGAAACAGATTCAGCAGGGAAAACAAAACTGTCATTCTCAGCAGCTTCCAACTGCTCGACTTCTAGTTCCACACGACGACAGATATCCTCAAAAGTGCAGACATTATCATTATTTGTCATGTTTTGCTTCATCCGCTTTCAAGAGTTAGGTAACGGACAAATAACAGCTTGTACTTGTTGTTCATCTGTCAAGTGATGACCTGTAGGATCATGTTCACGTATCATTGACGACATTGTCCTCAAATGTTGCTTCATTGTAACATTCACCTTCTTTTGAAAAGTTTCGAACTTCATAGTTAAAGCGCGCAACTTAACCACAGAGGTAACTCCAAATTTCTGCCTGACTGCCTCCAGCATGTCATGAGCAAACTGGTGGTTCTCAAACTCTCCAATGTGATCATTGTGCATTTAGCTCAGGATTAATAACGAGCAATGCGATCCTTCTTAATCCATTCCTGGTACCCTCCTCAGGCCGAGGCATCACATGCTCAGTTATTTCCTGCAGCCCATCATTATTCAAGAGAAAAACGATATTTCGGCGCCATATGTTATAGTTGTCGCCATCAAGTTTTTCTCCCTTGTTCAAATCAGTTGAAAGCCATTAAGTCATGCTGAGAAGGCGAAAAAATACAAAAGGATATTAAACTTATGGTACTAtacacatattcaaaaaataacTTTGCGACATTAATATAAATAAATAGCAAAACAACATTACAAGTCGCAAGATCGAAAAATCGTTAAACTCCTAATCATCTCTCGCACCACAAGTAATATTTTCTACATCTATTTAATATATCGCAAGTTAATGTTTTTTTGGTATTAAAGAAACTCAACCAAACAACCTCCTACTCAATTGTTTTAACATGTTATTCGGTCAAGATCTTAATTCAGTCAAACATGTTATAAAACCAATATGATTATCTAATCAATCAACATGTTATCTAGACATACAATTCAGTAAGATATGAATTCAACCCAGCACCAAACATGTTTTATATTAAAGAAATTACACAATCACAACATAAAACCATTCACATGTTATCATGGATAAAGCGATTAACCATATAATTTCGAAGGATCAAACTCTATCATGTGAATCTAATTAAGTTCTGAAAATATATTTATTGAATTCGGAGCGTCGAAAAAACTTAGGGCACCAAAATTGGAGCTGATCCGACAACCACAAATagagaaaaaaatgagaaaaaataaCCAGGGCCGAACCGCGAGTTGAACCGCATGTCTGGACCGCGAGTTGACCCACTAATCTGGGCCGCGAGCTGACCCAATGGTCGAAACCGCGAGCTGACCCACCGATCCGAACCGCGATATGATCCACCAGTCCGAACCGCGAGCTGGTCCACCAGTTCGAATCGCGAGTTGAATCGTCGATCCTGGACCGAGTTGACTCGCCGATTTATGACTCTGTTGACTCGCGGATTTAACTCGGTTACTGTTCATTGTCTTCTCCAAATTTCAGCAGCGTATAGACGCGCATGACCAACTTTGGGAAATGATATCTTACACATACAAGCTCTGATTCAAGCAAATAATATGTCAAATGAAAGCTCTCAGAGAGACCAATCTATCTACATTAATTTTAGTTAACATGGATCGACATATATGCATCAAAACAATCATCAAACCACTGCTCACAAATAAgatataaaactagggttttgcaaTATCTTTCAAACCACGCGTTCAAACGATACGGAACTTTCCAGTAGATCATTTTAATCAATAATGAACATACCCAATtaaatatttcaaaagaaaacACCCATATCAAGATCCGAAATATTTATACATCCATTAATGATTTTTAACCCaaaaaacaagaaccctaatcaTGATACTATCATGTTATCAACAACTTTCAAGCACGAAAACGCATCAAGCATCAAACCATAGCTCATGATATCAATATCAGAGATTATACGATTAAAGCGGAAGCGGGTATCGGTAAATACTTTGTTGTTGAACTCCGAAAGGAAGGAACAAGGAACAGAAACAGCAGCAACATCAGCGTTTTTGACTCGACGATCAGCAGGTACTACAATCATCAAAGATCAGCACAAACTTGATTCACATGCTAAGAACTTGAAACCTTTTCTTCGTGTGATAACTCTCTTTAGGGTTAGAGTTATAATTTTTCTAATGGTAAAACCTTATGTGTGATATGGGTGGAATCACTTAACTTCTACACATTTATTAGAGATACTTATATAGGGTCCAAATCATATAGATATTTGGAGCCCTATCGTACTTGCCACATACATATGGGCGACCATATTCGAGTCCAACCCGAATGTCTAACAGTATTAATATATTTTTAATAATTCCCACGGCgtttgatcaaaaatatatattttggattttcatttcTAAGATGATCAATGACCGAATAACATCTATATAATGCATCCTTGATTATTATATAGATTTTTATTTGTAGATCACGCAAGAAAAAAATACCTTTAAGTTTTGATTAACTTACTCTTCCCAGTTTGGAGCATAGTTTCCTAAGTGATTACCGTGGAAATCAAAGTAGGACCAATGATTGATCCATACTCCGTTCCAACAAAAGGAGGACTCAACCACTTCCAAAATCCAAGAGTGTTCCATTAATCTACCCTTCCTTTGTTTGGAAAACGAAACATAGAAGACACTTGGGTTGTCTGCATATATGTAATATACACGAGACATTAgaaattcaatcacaaatcatataCCGATCCCTTTAAACTAAAGACCATCAATGATTTAGGTTTAGAAAGACGATATAATCCAAGGGATAAAAGATACTCCTTTAAAGATAGTTATCACTAGGATGACCTCATCACAGTAGGACTCGAAGAAAAAAAAGACGTcagaaaaagaaaatacaatctCCCTTTACCAGCATTATAATATGCAACCAAATCAAATTCCCATAGCCAGATACAAAACTAGAAGAGTGAATTATGCTAAATACAAAACTAGAAGAGTGAGTTATGCTAaaatcaaaaaggaaaagaatatACATTTAATGATTTGGTTGATGACTTTATCCGCTCAAGATATAGATCATTAACAGGTTTTATTCTTATACACATTTATATCCAGCTATTTCAATATCAAATAAAGGAGATAGAATTTGCCACCGAAAATCGTTCCAGAGATCCGCAAATTATTCAtgaataattaagaaaaataaaaatacgtTTATTCATTCAAAGCATTTGCTTACATTTCAATCATGAACCTAAATTGCATTCCTCTTCAGCAAATGCGAGTTCCTTGACACCTACATCGTACAAAATCCTTTTATTTGATTGTTGCATAGCTCCTAAAATAACATCAAACATAGAACCAACTTCCGGGTCGTCAGGCGAGCTAACGATACCTAAACATAGCTTCTTATCTCCGAATAAGACAAAAAGACCAGACATATTTTTAATAACAAAATCCGCGTCCTCAAAATGGAATGTCATCGTTGGAAAGTCATTGAAATTGTTTGGTATACGGAAACAAATATCGAAACCAGGATTAGGTTTATTAACATCACGAATACCAAATTGTTCAAAATATTCTATCAACGCTTGCTCAACTCTTTCGTAATGACGCCCGATCATAGTGGTAAGTGGAGTCCCTGAATCTATGATAGTACCACCAATTCCAGCCCCCCTTATCTCGAAGTCGCTTTTTTGAAACCCTACGCTTTTGTTGTTTACACTAATATCCAATAGACTCAAGTGGTAAGGCGTCCCGAAGTTTTGGTCTTGGATAATTGGAGTCTTAAGTATTTCAGCAGCAGGTCGTTCAAAAATTTTTACGTCGGAACCAAATCTTAAATATGTGGGTGAAACATCAGCACCTTCAAGATCGTATGACGCCAAACAATATTCAAATTGTTTATCCGTATGATCATCTAACTGAAGTACCAAAGAAAATTCCGAGGCTCCTTGTCCCAAACCGAGAAATCCTGCTATTGGAGCAGTTCCAGGTGCAGGTATCGGCCCATTCCACGCATGATCATCATCACGAGTCTCAGGAACACCAAATGCTGGTCCGAAATGCCTTTGACTAAGACCGCAACCCATGATTATATTAACAAAACGATCACTGTATTCCTGACCGCGAGTTGATCCCGTAGTGAATGTTTCATAAGCAAGATGACCATATGTTAGTTGTCCAGACCCGTATTCTTCTTTGTACGTGCAAAACCCGTTTATGCAACGTCTTCCGTTACACTGATTAGGAAGATCTTCACAAGGGATGCGCTTGTATGTAGTCGAACCTGTCTGATCATAAAATGGCGTATCTTGATAGAAATAATTACCGCCACCGCGACATTGAGTCCATATAAGATCACTACCGGTGTCGATCATTAAATAGAAATTCTGAAAAGGTTGTCGTTCATCGTTGAAAGTACCTATTCCTACCTCACCAATGTAAAAGTCGCGGTCCTCCACGTATTTTACAGGTACAACATTGGGATTCATGGAGCTGGTTTGATTATAAGCAGCAGCTCTTGCTGATCCAAAGTGACGTACTCGAGCTTTGGATTGTTCCGCGCGTCCTCGAAACCTTTCTGCTTGTGTTAAATTAGCATATCTTGGATGTAGAGGTGATTCTTTAGAGTCGCTGCGAATCATCTTCATACGAAACCCTTTTGGTTTAGCTGCAATGGCCAAGTTTAGTAGAAACGAAATATAAACAATTGTTGACACCAAATTGatggaagaagaaacaacatttttctgactcatttttttcttcttttgattggaCAGACACTCAGCAGTTTTGAGTTGGGAATGAAATGAATTCATGAACgaatttatactccctccgtttcacaaaAATACTCCGAtctgactttgtcaagatattaagaagaCCATTGTAGTTTACATGTCTACCCtcaaatattttcctaatttagttTAATTAAAATGTTAATCATAAAAACTTCCAAAAATTGATATGGaattgtaaataggaaataaaaaaataaaattaaaacataTTTCAttttggaaaaaagaaaaagagatgaaaagaaTATATAGAGATAAAAAGATTGTATACTTACGGAGGATAAACTTTATAAGTAATTTAATTTGGAACCATATATATTGTCTTTTAAAAGGAATGTAGAATTAATGTGTTTCCTTAATTATATAGGTTTTTAGATTGGGtcccattaatttttttttatcaatataaaaaGTTTAAGAGTATATTGGAGAGATCATTGAAAAAATACGTCCACAAACAAAAGCTGGACATAATTTTGAAACAGatcaaaatggaatagaggacagtctctcagaaacagagggagtattttacttgactacccttagttacttatctattttattttaataaaaatgctagcaatatagactatccaaaattgttgtgagaattataaatatgaaatataaaaggaaaatttaaaatatatctaatttatgaagtataaactttataaggaatttaatttttagagttaaatgtaaattttcttaaaggaatgaaggatatatttgtttcct
This genomic interval from Papaver somniferum cultivar HN1 unplaced genomic scaffold, ASM357369v1 unplaced-scaffold_107, whole genome shotgun sequence contains the following:
- the LOC113328008 gene encoding aspartic proteinase nepenthesin-1-like — translated: MIRSDSKESPLHPRYANLTQAERFRGRAEQSKARVRHFGSARAAAYNQTSSMNPNVVPVKYVEDRDFYIGEVGIGTFNDERQPFQNFYLMIDTGSDLIWTQCRGGGNYFYQDTPFYDQTGSTTYKRIPCEDLPNQCNGRRCINGFCTYKEEYGSGQLTYGHLAYETFTTGSTRGQEYSDRFVNIIMGCGLSQRHFGPAFGVPETRDDDHAWNGPIPAPGTAPIAGFLGLGQGASEFSLVLQLDDHTDKQFEYCLASYDLEGADVSPTYLRFGSDVKIFERPAAEILKTPIIQDQNFGTPYHLSLLDISVNNKSVGFQKSDFEIRGAGIGGTIIDSGTPLTTMIGRHYERVEQALIEYFEQFGIRDVNKPNPGFDICFRIPNNFNDFPTMTFHFEDADFVIKNMSGLFVLFGDKKLCLGIVSSPDDPEVGSMFDVILGAMQQSNKRILYDVGVKELAFAEEECNLGS